The following are from one region of the Sciurus carolinensis chromosome 5, mSciCar1.2, whole genome shotgun sequence genome:
- the LOC124984826 gene encoding DNA-directed RNA polymerases I and III subunit RPAC2, with amino-acid sequence MEEDQELERKMSGLKTSMTEGERKTALEMVQAAGTDRHCVTFVLHEEDHTLGNSLRYMIMKNPEVEFCGYTTTHPSESKINLRIQTRGALPAVEPFQRGLNELMNVCQHVLDKFEASIKDYKDQKASRNGSTF; translated from the exons ATGGAAGAGGACCAGGAGCTGGAGAG AAAAATGTCTGGATTGAAGACCTCAATGACTGAAGGCGAGAGGAAGACAGCCCTGGAAATGGTCCAGGCAGCTGGAACAGATAGACACTGTGTGACTTTTGTATTGCACGAGGAGGACCATACCCTAGGAAATTCTCTGCGTTACATGATTATGAAGAACCCGGAAGTGGAGTTTTGTGGTTACACTACGACCCATCCTTCTGAGAGCAAAATTAATTTGCGCATTCAGACGCGAGGTGCTCTTCCAGCTGTTGAGCCATTTCAGCGAGGCCTGAATGAGCTCATGAATGTCTGCCAACATGTGcttgacaagtttgaggccagcataaAGGACTATAAGGATCAAAAAGCAAGCAGAAATGGATCCACATTCTAG